GCCGGTAGAGCCATCCGTTCTACCCTAGTTCTCTGGGTGATCACTGCGCTGATCTATCCTTTTGCGATGATCGCCGTCGGTCAAATTCTTTTTCCCTGGCAAGCGAACGGGAGTTTGATCACCAATAATCAAGGTCAAGTGGTGGGTTCGGCTCTAATTGGGCAACCTTTCACCAGCGATCGCTATTTCAATAGTCGCCTGAGTACCACCGCCTACAGTACGGCCGATCCGAAAAACGATCCTAACAAGATCCTGCAAACCGGGATTTCGGGGGCGAGTAACCTAGCTCCTAGTAACCCCGCATTGATCGAACGGATTAAAGGAAAACCCGATCCCGATCCGCAAAAAGCACTCGAGGGGGAGATTCCCCGATTAGAGAAAGCGGCAATTAAACCCACCGCAGATCTGGTGTACACCTCCGGTTCCGGTCTCGATCCCCATATCACCCCGGAGGCAGCTAGAGCGCAGATCGATCGGGTGGCGCGCTCGCGCGGATTACCGCCCAATCAAGTGGAGATCCTCGTTACCAAAAACACCGACGCTCGCTTTCTCGGCATCTTCGGCGAACCGGGGGTTAACGTGCTGAAACTGAATCTGGCTCTAGACGCGATCGCAAGCATCGATGATCGCTATCTCTAAAACCAATTATCGCTAATCCTGCCAAAGAAAGGAAATAGCGATCGCCAATGCCACAGATAATGGGGGGGCAAGATGTTTAAGTTTCTGTTTGAGACTTTGGGGATAAATATCCTCTCCCCGTCCGATAATCCATAGTCCTTCGTTGAGCCATTTTTCTAGGGTTAATCCTAGCAAAAAACCCGATTGAGTAGGGAAAAAAGACGCCCAGAATCCAGTGCGCGCGATCGTGATATCTGGTAATTTTTCCTGTAAACTGCGATCAAGCAGGTCTGCGGGAGTTAATTGCTGTTGCCGTAGCCAACTAGCAATACTATTATACTCGCTCAAGGTGAAGGGCGAGGGTTCTGTAGGGCGATTTTGTCCAAAATTGGCACAAAGCAAAAGAATTGCTTGAGTATCGGCGGCTAACATCCAAGAATCTCCCCACGAATTCATCTACTTTTGATCGCTTGATTACCCACGAGGAAAATTTCGACGCGGTATTAGCGATCGCCAAAGTAACCACTTCTATTCAGATTCTACCAGTTTATTTTCCCTTGATCGCCGGTTACGATTAGCAATTCTAGAAAAGAAAAGTTTTTGATGCGTTACGGCAATATTAACATCTTGATTGTTTCTCTAAAAACAAGGGATTGCCTAACGCAATCTCCTTGATATTTTCTGAAATTTTATTCCTCCCCGGAGAATTCCAATAACTCTGCCAGTGAATTATCTTCACTTTCTATCTCGTCAATTGTATTATCAGTTAAGCCCAACTCTTTCTTGGCGAACACGCGCCTTGCACGACGATCAAGAATTTTGATAATATTGGTTCTATCTTGTTTAATTGCATCAATGTCTTCTTTTTGTATCAACACCATATAGTATCTCGATACTTCCATCATTCGATAAGCATACTGAAAAGCGTCTCTAGTAAATTCACCAGTAGTCACAATCATAACTACGTCAGACCCTGTTACGAAGGTCATACCAACTTCTTTGGCTAATACTTCTACATCTACTCGCTTTGTATTTTTACACTGAATTTGCCAACGATGATAAACAAAGCGGTCTGATGCTGCCAGAACATCTACTTCACCCTGTCCAGTTTCATAGTCTCTTTTCCGCCATTTTGTGAATCTAAGACTGGTTAGACGAATCATCCAAATCGCCAGCAGTTCAAGAGCTTTACCTTTAATATGTTTATCGGGATTATCTAGGTCATTAACAACATCTTCAAAACTTCGATTTAGCTCGGTTTGGGAGATTTCTGTAATATCGGATATAGATTGTAATAATCTAGATAACAGTTCTAGCTGTGATTTCTCGGTAAGCTTGACAAGATTAGGTTTCGCTCCTCGTCCGCTGGTCGTTTTCTCAGTTGCAATTAAGCCGACTTTTACTAAAGGTTGAATAATATCCTGAACAAAAGATTTCGAGGGGAATCGTATTTTATAAACACTGGTGGCGTATCTGGTAATTTTATTCCACTCGGTTAGCTCAGTAATCGCCATCTGAAGCATAGCCAGTAAAAAATATTTTTGTTCGGAACTAAGAGTATAAAGCTCGTCAATATAGTCTTGATCGAGTTCCAATAGATCATAGACTCGATCCCAGTTAATCTCATAACTTTTCTCCAGGACTTTAGCTTCTTGTAACCATTGTCTCATGGTACTAACATAAGTACAATTGGTCGAGAGTGAATACCCCATTTCTTGAAGTTCGTAAGCGATGATTTCTAGCTGGGGTTTATCTCCCCTACTATTAATCGCTTCTATGGCTTTTATTAGGGACATTCCAGTTAGGTTAACAAGAATATGGCGAGCAAAAATTGTGAAAACTGTCTCACTATCTTGTTGATTGTCTAATATTTCATTAGCGATATCCGTGAGTCGATACTGCCAATCATCACCATCAATTGATTCAACCAACTTATAAGCACGAAGGGAAAGAAATGTATTCATGGCAAGTTTGCCACGATTCTCTCCTTTCTGTAGATCGTTTTGGCTGGAATGGTCAGCATAATAACGTTTAGCAATCTCATCCTGAAGCACTCGACGATCGGGAAGACAATCAGAACAAAGTTGTACTAATTCAGATGCTTGAAATTGCTTAGGAGAAAACTGGTCGCCGTAGGTAAATCTGATGATTTTTTTGTCTGTCATACTATTATCGCTGGCAGGAAACAAATCTAACTGAACAAAAGGTTTTTGAGTATCCATTGTCAAGCTTTTGTCAGGATAATCCTTAGCCAGTTCTAAGGCTCGTGCTTTAAGAGTTTTTCTATCCTTTATAGGAGCTACGACCAAAGGAGCATCTTGTTCAAATCGAAACTGCGAAGCTATCATATAATCTTCATTTAATTCAAACGCTAACCAACGACGCTCAAGGGTTTCAGCTACTCGTCCTGTCATGTTTGAACCGGCAAAAGGATCGAGAACTAAATCACCAGGCTCAGTACAGAGACTAATAACAAATTCGGGTAAAGCTTGCGGAAATCTAGCAGGATGGGGTTTCACCCCTTCTTCCTTACATCTTCTTTGATAGTAATCATTAGATGCCGTGTTAGAAGCGGATATAACATTTACTGGCTGCCCTAAATCATTCTCTAAAATCCAGTTGAACTCTCCCAGTACTGGACTACCTATAGACGCGCCTCTTTCCTGAATAGAATCAGTAATAATATTTGGGGGAATAGCTCCTCCTCGGTCATTCTGAAATTTAGTGGAAATATCATGTCCTGACGGGCGCAGTTTTGCCTCATAGCCATTTTTAATCAGGTTTTTCATTGCCTCGCTATAAGGGCGTAAAACTCTCTTGTTATTTGCTTTCGGGTGCGGCTCCTTCGATAACCACCAAACGGTATTGACAGCATCCTTGACGCGTTCCCTCCTGACTGTCACCCATTCTGCGGGGGTAGGAAGTTTGGCTGGATTATACCAAAAAAGTTCTTGGGCGAGAAAAAAACCTAGTCCACCTTCTAATCTCGGTTTACAAAGTTCTATAACTAACTCGAAATGATACAGAGAACGCACGGGAAAACCTTTAAGCCAACTACCACCAATATCTATAACTAGGGAGCCTTTGGGCTTGAGAATACGATAAAATTCACCAGCAAATATTTTAAACCATTCAACGTAATCATCAGCGTCCACATTGCCATACTCTTTTTTTCTTACTAAGGCAAAAGGTGGGGAAGTACAAATCAAATCGACACTCTCATCCGGCAACTCCCCCATCAGTGTCAGGCTATTACCCAAATAAGCGGAACCAAGCCGAGTCTCATAATAGGGATTTCGGCTGATTTTGATTAAACCATCGTACTCAGTAACAATTGGCACTACTTTATTTTCTAGCTATTTTTCCCAACTTCTAACCCTGGTTATCGGTCAGGGGTCGATGTTTCTCGATCAAATCGATCGCCTGGGTGACACTTTCGGGGAAAATTACCACTAAACCACCCTCAGAAACCGTACTTAAAGCCTTCTCTAAAGCTTCCGTTTCATCGAGAATAACTTCCGGCCGCAAACTGGCATTTTCTTGGCTAATTCCCCTGAGAATTAAATCGGCCACTTCCCCCCGGCGGCGACCGCGAGTATCGTTATCTTCCTTAACAATAATCCGATCGAACATTTGGGCCGATAATTTCCCTAATAAAATTAAATCATCATCGCGTCGATCGCCAGGTCCGCCGACCACGCCGACTTTTTCCCCGGACCAATTGCCGACAAAACCGCCGACGGCTTCGTATCCGGCGGGATTATGGGCATAATCGATTAAAGCGTGATGGTGTCCCAAGTCAAACAGGTTCATCCTGCCGGGGGTTTGGGCCACGGAAGGTTTAAAAGTCCGCACCCCTTGGCGAATTAACTCGATATCGATACCCTGCACAAAAGTCGCTAAACAGGCGGCCAAGGCGTTAGCAATCATAAAAGGAGCCATTCCCTGCATAGTCACGGGAATATTGACCGCTTCCTCGATTCTCAGCGTCCATTCTCCCTCTAGAATCGACAGATAGCCATTCTCATAGATGGCGGCCATGCCACCGCGACGGATATGGTCGTGAATAATCGGGTTATCGGGACTCATGGAAAAATAAGCGACTCTTCCCTTGACTTTTTCGGCCATACTAGCGGTCAAGGGGTCATCGGCATTTAAAACCGCGTAACCCTCGGCGCTAACCACCTCGGCCACAACGCTTTTTACCTTCGCCATTTGTTCGATGGTGTCGATATCGCCGATACCCAAATGGTCGGCGGCCACATTTAACACCACTCCCACATCGCACTGATTAAAGGCTAAACCCGATCGCAGGATACCACCCCGGGCCGTTTCTAACACGGCAATCTCCACTGTGGGATCTTTCAAAATCATACTGGCACTGTAGGGACCGGTGTTATCGCCCTTTTCTACGAGATAATCATCGATATATACGCCGTCCGTCGTGGTAAATCCGACTACTTTCCCCGTTTGTCGGCAAATATGAGAAATTAAGCGGCTAGTGGTGGTTTTGCCGTTAGTTCCCGTAATTGCCAGAATTGGCACGCGACTGGGAGTCCCGGGGGGGAATAACATATCGATAACTGGGGCGGCGATATTGCGGGGTAAACCGCGACTAGGGGCGACGTGCATCCGAAAACCGGGGGCGGCGTTGACTTCTACGATCACCCCGTCCACTTCTTTCAGGGGTTTGCGGATATCATCTGTCACCACATCGATACCGGCAATGTCCAAACCGATTAATTTTGCCACTCTTTGGGCGATCCAGACGTTTTCGGGGTGAATTTCGTCGGTACGATCCACAGCGATGCCGCCGGTGCTTAAATTAGCGGTAGCCCGCAGATAGGCGATCGCACCTTGGGGTAAAATGCTGGTTAATTCATAGCCCTGTTTTCCTAGCACATTAAGGGCGGTTTTGTCAATAGTTATTTTAGTTAAAACGTTGGCGTGACCCTCGCCCCGGTTGGGATCTTGATTAGTAATTTCGATTAATTCTTCTACAGTTGAGCGCCCATCACCGACGACGTGAGCGGGAATCCGTTCGGCCACGGCGGCGACTTTGCCGTTTATGACTAAAATTCGGTGATCACTGCCTTTATAATACCTTTCTACGATCACGCTGCGGGTTTTCGAGGCGGCACTGGCCAGATCATAGGCTTCCTCTGCTTCCTGTTGATTTTTGATGTCGATGCTGATACCCCGGCCGTGGTTGCCATCGAGGGGTTTAATCACGATGGGAAACCCTCCCACTTCCTCGATTGCCGCTGACAACTCATCCAAGTATTGAATCACCGTACCCCGGGGGACTGGAATCCCACCATCCTTGAGGATAGTTTTTGTGCCTTCCTTGTCACAGGCCAACTCAACGGCTAAAATCCCCGAAAAACTGCTTAAAGTGGCTTGAATGCGCTTTTGGTGAACGCCATAGCCCAATTGCACCATGGCACGAGCGCTCAGGAGTAACCAGGGGATATTTCTAGCTTGTGCTTCTTTGACGATAGTTTCGGTACTCGGACCGAGGGAGGCATTATTGCATAAATCGCGTAAATCTGCTAAATCTTGGGCCAATTCTTCCTGAGGATAGGTTCCCGTATCGACAATCGATTGACACAACCGCACGGCAGCCCGACCCGCATAACGTCCCGCTTGCTCCTCAACGTATTCAAACACGACGTTATAGACTCCTGGGGTGGAGGTGGCTCTAGTGCGACCAAACCCGACGGGAGTTCCCGCCAATTCCTGCAATTCCAGGGCGATATGTTCGATAATATGGCCCATATAAGTACCAGTGCGGACTCGTTCAAAGAAACCGCCGCGATAACCGGGGGAGCAGTAATGTTCGACTAAACTGGGCAGAACGTCGATTAATCCCTCGTAAAAGCCGGGGATTTCATTCGATGGCTTCTCTGCGAGATCTTCGAGATCCAGACGCATAACAATGAGCTTGTCGCGACGAATACTCCAGTAGTTGGGACCGCGCAGGGTTTGGGTTCTGAGAATTTTCATTGAAAAACTGGGTCTGAAACCCCGCCCTTTAGCGATAGCGGAGGGCGGCTTTATATGAGTTAGTGAGAAACAATTAAACCGTTAGAACGACGAATTAACTGAATCTTGCTAACAGTTATCTGTCCCAATCGTTTCCAATTGGCATCGCTTACAGATAGCTGTTTTTCGGTATCTCCACTAACATAACCAATTCCTTTAGGAGAAGAAACTAAATCTCCTTTACGGAACCCATGTCTTGTGGTAGAGCCACCATATTTACGTCGTTTACCACCTTTAGAAAAAACCATCAGGTGAAGTTGACGACGACTAATAGGAGGACGTTTGATGACAGCAAAGGAAGCGTTTGTTACTTTAACAGAACCCTTCCAATCGTATCCATGACTATTAGAAGCATGAAATGGCCAATAATCTAAAAACTGAAAACAGGCAAGAGCAATTCCATCGTTAGCATGACTTTCTGGTGATTGTTCTGCTTTATTTTTGGACTTTTCTAGTCGCAAATGTTTTCTAAGATTAGAGGTTTGCCAACCAAAGCGAGTATGGACTGTTGCCAATTGAGATAGTTGCTCAATAGCCCATTTCTGTCCGACCATAACCGACGAGAAACCTTTTCCAGACTTAGCTCCTTTTCTACCAGAAGTTAGATCAATATCGGCTTTGATGTACTCAAAGTAAATATCGGTAATTGGATAGATTTTGGTTAGTTCGGAAACGACTCGAAGTTCAAGTTGACGATTAGCTCTGATTGAGGGAGCTAATTTTCCTGTTCTTCTATTTGAGAATCGTTTTTGTCGATGCGCTCTTAGATTAAAAGAAAGTTGGCGGTTAATCCGTCTTTTTCTACGTCCTCTTCGCATTAACCGTCTATTGTCCATGCGCTCTTTTACTCGTTTAAAAGGAAGTTCTAAGTGAGCCTTCCAAAGAGTAAAAAGAGAGGATTGAACGCCAATTCCAGAGAATAATTTACCCGGGTCAATACCAATAGCAATCGGTTGGGTTTTACTATCGGAAGGTTCATCGGTTAGCTGGACATAGAAAATATCTAAGTCGTTGAATTTACCGATAGCTTTTCCTTCCTTAATCCACCGTCTGGCCCGACTAGGTTTGGTGGGCATTAACGGTTTTCCGTCTTTTGAGATAACAGGAACTCTTGCCATGGAGATAATCCTTAAGAGTGAAGTTAATGTCCCTTACCGCAACACAATCAAGATGTCTTGTCTAACAACGCTTTACCAATAAAGCTGAGAGGGAATCCGAACTAGGGAAGCATTCGGAAGTCTGTGCCAGATTGTGTCTCGGTGCGGTAGTCTCTACTTGCGTCGCCTAAATTGGTTTAGGCAAGCTCCGTCCCTTTTAGGGCGGGGTTAGTGACGATATAGCTGATGTTCGCTGTTGAGAAGCACAAAGAAGCCGTTGTTTATTGTCCGGGTTTCCGAGATCGGTAAACTGTTCACGATGAACAGTTTTTCAGGAGTTTTTTTACCCCAATTTAGCGATCACTTGCTGTTTTTTGAGATGATAGCCATCACCGTAGGAAAGAATATGTACCCGCAGATTATGCAGACTCAGGGGTTCGTTAGCGGTGACCTGATGGTGGTTGGTGTGGGACATTGCCCTGGCATCAATTACCGTCACTGTACCGCAGCCGATTACCGTCATCGTGCCATCCCGTTCAAACATAGCGCAGGTATCTTCATCGATGCCAATTCCTAAACGTTCGGGATAACCGGAGATAGCGCTCATTAACCGAGCCATGCGGTTGCGATTGTGGAAGTGTTGATCGACAATGACTTCAGGAATCAGACCTAATCCCATGGCCATATCCACTAGGGCCCGATTTGGTGCTTCCCCGCTGCTGCCCCCAGCAATCATGTGATGACCCATAACGGCAGCCCCGGCGCTAGTTCCAGCCAGGGTCAGTTCTCCCCGTTGCACTCTTTGTCTGATTCTTTCCATCAGGGGAGTATCGGAGAGCAACCCGCATAAACGCAGCTGGTCGCCTCCGGTCATAAATACACCTGTACATTCTTCGATGTAGGCCTGGAATTGGGGGTCTTCTCCCTGTACGCGATCACGAATATCGATAACTTTGACGTATTTTGCCCCCATTTCCTCGAAAATCTTCTGATAGCGATCGCCGATTAAAACCGGTTCTCTAGAAGCGGAGGGAACAATAGCGATCACTGCTTCGCTACCCCCGGCGCGATTCCAAAAGGTGTGCAGTATCTCTTTACCGTGGACTTTATCCTCGGCACCTCCAATGACTAAAATCGCCGTTTTGAGAGATATGGGGGCAGGATTTTCGTGGTGTTGGGTTTCTAGCTCGATGATCATGTCACTGAACGAATAGACATTTTTAGGGATGGAAGGTTTTTCGGGAAGATGGACAAGTATTTTAATGTTATTTTCCCTGAACGGTTGACGGAAAAAAATGCGGTTTAGGAATATTTTTCGGGACATCAAGCAATAGTAGAGGCGATTTTAGCAATTTTCTTCGATCCACTGGCAATGACGGACTTTTAGTTAACTTTAAGTCTAGGCTAGACTTCGATCACTCAAGCTAGAGCCAGAAAAACCCCTAGACAGTACAGCATAGTCTATCATGTTATCGAGATAGACTAGCGCCAAATTAGCAAGATTTTAACCGATCGAGCCGTGACAAAATGATACATTAAACACTATTCCAGTCTAGGCCTTAATTTTCCCCGTGCAGTTTGACATTATTACTCTCTTTCCCGATTTTTTTACTTCACCGCTGCAGTCGGGGTTGTTGGCAAAAGCTCTCGAACGCGACATCGCTAGGGTAAATTTGGTCAATCTCCGGGATTTTGCCCACGATAAACACCGTCGCGTCGATGATGAACCCTACGGTGGTGGTGTGGGAATGTTATTAAAACCAGAGCCAATTTTTGAGGCGATCGAGTCTTTAGAAATTTTACCACCCCGGGAGATCCTGCTGATGACTCCCCAGGGGGAACCTCTCAATCAAGCTTTACTGAAAACTTGGTCCAGTAGTTATCAGCAGTTAATTCTCATCTGTGGGCATTATGAAGGAGTAGATGAGCGGGTTTGTGAGCATTTGGTGACTAGAGAGGTATCTTTAGGGGATTTTGTCCTAACTTGTGGGGAAATTCCTGCTTTAGCGATTATTAACGGGGTGACGCGGTTGTTACCCGGGACGGTAGGTAAGGCGGAATCGTTGAAATTGGAGAGTTTTGAGGCAGGTTTATTGGATTATCCCCAATATACCCGGCCGCCGGTCTTTCGCGGTTGGCAAGTGCCGCCGGTTTTGCGATCGGGTAATCATCAGGATATCGCTGATTGGCGCTATCAACAACAACTCGATCGCACTAAGGAACGTCGTCCAGATCTCTGGCAAAAATGGCTAGAGGAACGGGATTAATCCCCAAAAATGCTCGCGTGGGGAGAAGGGAGCAGGGAGCAGGGGAGATTTCCTGAAAACCCTTGACAAATGACGAGACTTGCTTTAAACTTTATGTATAATGGGAATCCGTGCGCACATATATATAGGGTTTTTGGGCAAAGATAAGAGAGAAAAAAATAGCCTGAAAAATCGGGTTGGGTAGGAAGAGGATAAAGGTATGAAGACGGAAAATTTCTCTCCCCGACAAGCATTAAACAAAGCATTTCTGAGTAGGGATAATTCATGAATTATCCCTACGGAATTATCCCTACGGAATTATCCTTACGGAATTATCCCTACGATCTGAATTGTTGTTACGGTGATTATAAATCCTTTCTACCGAAGTTTTGCCAAAACTGAAGTTCCTCCTGACTAGGTTTGACTTGCTGATTTTCAATATCTTGATGCCATTTTAAAGGATTATTAACAATATATTCTCTAATTTTCGTTAAGGAAACCTCATCACGGATAATATGTTCATAATAATTCTTTTGCCAAACCGATTGACCTTGATTACCCCGCAATTGATTAATCAGTTTAGCACTATTCATTTTAAAATAACCAATCACTTTGGGTAACAACATTTTTCTCCTTTCCTTCAGTAGAGATAATTCATGAATTATCTCTACTGGGTTATCAATAAATATTATTCCATGAATATGATTAGGCATAATCACAAATTCATCCAAAATAACCTCTTCATAACGAGTATCTAAACTATGCCAAATATCCTTAACAACTTGACCAAATTGATTAATATTCATAACATTATCTTGTATGTCACCTAATGAATTTTCACTATTTTTAATACAAATTGTTACGAAATATCCACCCGATTGAGAATAATCATAGTGAGATAATCTTAAGGAACGACGATGGGTTTTATCAGAAAAGTTATTCATTTATTCATCTCCTTGTCAGGATAATAAATAGGAATCTCATTTTAGTTTTTGGCTATTTAGTAAAATAAGATCAAGCTGAAGATAACAATAATTGTAACTGCTCGGTCTCGCGTAGCGAGCGCGTTGCGACCGCTTCCTTTAAACTTTCTACCCCTGCAAACTTACTGGCAATTTCCCTCACCTCTTGGGAAGTGGGGAGATTTTCTAAAAACCCTTGACAAATGGCGAGACTTGCTTTAGACTTTTTAGATAATGGGAATCCGTGCGCAAATATATATATAGTTTTTGAGCAAAGATAAGAGAGAAAAAAATAGACTCCAAAACCGGGTTGAGTAGGAAGAGGATATAAGGTATGAAGACAGAAAATTTCTCTCCCCGACAAGCATTAAACAAAGCATTCCTGAGTAGGGATAATTCATGAATTATCCCTACGGAATTATCCCTACGGAATTATCCCTACGGAATTATCCCTACGGAATTATCCCTACGGAATTATCCCTACGGAATTATCCCTACGGAATTATCCCTACGGAATTATCCCTACGATCTGAATTGTTGTTACGGTGATTATAAAATCGGCTCGATTTTTTTTCTAAAAACCCTTGACAAATGGCGAGACTTGCTTTAGACTTTTTAGATAATGGGAATCCGTGCGCAAATATATATATAGTTTTTGAGCGAAGATAAGAGAGAAAAAAATAGACTCCAAAACCGGGTTGAGTAGGAAGAGGATATAAGGTATGAAGACAGAAAATTTCTCTCCCCGACAAGCATTAAACAAAGCATTCCTGAGTAGGGATAATTCATGAATTATCCCTACGGAATTATCCCTACGGAATTATCCTTACGGAATTATCCCTACGGAATTATCCCTACGGAATTATCCCTACGGAATTATCCTTACGGAATTATCCTTACGGAATTATCCTTACGGAATTATCCTTACGGAATTATCCTTACGGAATTATCCCTACGGAATTATCCTTACGATCTGAATTGTTGTTACGGTGATTATAAAATCGGCTCGATTTTTTTTCTAAAAACCCTTGACAAATGACGAGACTTGCTTTAGACTTTTTAGATAATGGGAATCCGTGCGCAAATATATATAGGGTTTTTGAGCAAAGATAAGAGAGAAAAAAATAGACTCCAAAATCGGGTTGAGTAGGAAGAGGATAAAGGTATGAAGACAGAAAATTTCTCTCCCCGACAAGCATTAAACAAAGCATTCCTAAGAGTCAAACCGAGTCGTAGTCAGGTAGAGAAGTTTCAAACCCACCTAGGACAACTTTTGGGGAGTATAAACGAGACAGAATCAGAGGAGTTCCATAAAAACCTGCTTGCAGACTTTCTCAAACACAGCTACTATAGTCCCCAACATTTCATCAACACCAAGGGAAGGAATGATTTAGTCATCCATAATGGGAAAGAATCGCGGGATTCCGTGGGGGTAATACTGGAAGTCAAGAAACCCAGCAATAAAAGCGAGATGCTGCGGAGAGACAAACTCAACTGTAAAGCATTACAGGAATTACTCCTCTACTTCCTACGGGAAAGGATAACCGAGAAAAACCTAGAGATAAAACACCTGATTGCTACCAATATATATGAGTGGTTTATCTTCGATGGGAATATCTTCGAGAGACTATTCGCACAAAATCAGGAACTTGTCAGACAGTTTAATGACTTTGAGACGGGGAGACTAACGGGAAAAACCACCGACTTCTTCTACAAACAGATAGGAGAACCCTTCCTTAACTCCATACTCGATTCCCTGACATACACCCATTTTGACTTGCGGGAATACTCCCAAACCATCCGGGAAGACGAACATAACCTCATCAGTCTCTATAAAATCTTTTCTCCCGAACACCTCTTAAAACTCCCCTTTGCGAACGATAGCAACAGTCTCGACAAAAACTTTTATAGTGAACTGCTGCATATCATCGGATTGACAGAGATAAAAGAGGGAGGAAAAAAACTCATCCAACGTCTGCAACCGGCAGCGCGACAACCCGGTTCGCTGCTAGAGAACGCTATCAGTCAAGTGGAGAGTTTAGATAAAATCTCTCGTTTACCCAATCCCGAAGAATTTGGGGAGACGGAAGAGGAGAGACTATTGAATATCGGTTTAGAGTTGGGGATAACCTGGATAAATAGAATCCTCTTCCTCAAACTATTAGAAGCGCAGATAATTAGGTATCATCGGGGGGATAAATCCCTAGGGTTTCTCAATTTAGGCAAAATTGCCGACTATGACGACTTAAATCGCTTATTTTTCAGCGTCTTAGCAAAAAAACAGTCAGAAAGAAGCAAAGACATCCAGAATACCTATACTCAGGTTCCCTATCTCAACAGTTCCCTATTTGAACCGACGGAATTAGAACAGTCAACCATAGTCATCAGTAACCTGCGTTCGGAGAATATAGAGATTTTTGCAGGAACAGTCTTAAAGGATAGTCAGGGGAAAAAGCGAACAGGAGAAATCAACGCTTT
This Microcystis wesenbergii NRERC-220 DNA region includes the following protein-coding sequences:
- the cphA gene encoding cyanophycin synthetase; the protein is MKILRTQTLRGPNYWSIRRDKLIVMRLDLEDLAEKPSNEIPGFYEGLIDVLPSLVEHYCSPGYRGGFFERVRTGTYMGHIIEHIALELQELAGTPVGFGRTRATSTPGVYNVVFEYVEEQAGRYAGRAAVRLCQSIVDTGTYPQEELAQDLADLRDLCNNASLGPSTETIVKEAQARNIPWLLLSARAMVQLGYGVHQKRIQATLSSFSGILAVELACDKEGTKTILKDGGIPVPRGTVIQYLDELSAAIEEVGGFPIVIKPLDGNHGRGISIDIKNQQEAEEAYDLASAASKTRSVIVERYYKGSDHRILVINGKVAAVAERIPAHVVGDGRSTVEELIEITNQDPNRGEGHANVLTKITIDKTALNVLGKQGYELTSILPQGAIAYLRATANLSTGGIAVDRTDEIHPENVWIAQRVAKLIGLDIAGIDVVTDDIRKPLKEVDGVIVEVNAAPGFRMHVAPSRGLPRNIAAPVIDMLFPPGTPSRVPILAITGTNGKTTTSRLISHICRQTGKVVGFTTTDGVYIDDYLVEKGDNTGPYSASMILKDPTVEIAVLETARGGILRSGLAFNQCDVGVVLNVAADHLGIGDIDTIEQMAKVKSVVAEVVSAEGYAVLNADDPLTASMAEKVKGRVAYFSMSPDNPIIHDHIRRGGMAAIYENGYLSILEGEWTLRIEEAVNIPVTMQGMAPFMIANALAACLATFVQGIDIELIRQGVRTFKPSVAQTPGRMNLFDLGHHHALIDYAHNPAGYEAVGGFVGNWSGEKVGVVGGPGDRRDDDLILLGKLSAQMFDRIIVKEDNDTRGRRRGEVADLILRGISQENASLRPEVILDETEALEKALSTVSEGGLVVIFPESVTQAIDLIEKHRPLTDNQG
- a CDS encoding RRXRR domain-containing protein; amino-acid sequence: MARVPVISKDGKPLMPTKPSRARRWIKEGKAIGKFNDLDIFYVQLTDEPSDSKTQPIAIGIDPGKLFSGIGVQSSLFTLWKAHLELPFKRVKERMDNRRLMRRGRRKRRINRQLSFNLRAHRQKRFSNRRTGKLAPSIRANRQLELRVVSELTKIYPITDIYFEYIKADIDLTSGRKGAKSGKGFSSVMVGQKWAIEQLSQLATVHTRFGWQTSNLRKHLRLEKSKNKAEQSPESHANDGIALACFQFLDYWPFHASNSHGYDWKGSVKVTNASFAVIKRPPISRRQLHLMVFSKGGKRRKYGGSTTRHGFRKGDLVSSPKGIGYVSGDTEKQLSVSDANWKRLGQITVSKIQLIRRSNGLIVSH
- the kdpC gene encoding K(+)-transporting ATPase subunit C, with translation MSFAREAGRAIRSTLVLWVITALIYPFAMIAVGQILFPWQANGSLITNNQGQVVGSALIGQPFTSDRYFNSRLSTTAYSTADPKNDPNKILQTGISGASNLAPSNPALIERIKGKPDPDPQKALEGEIPRLEKAAIKPTADLVYTSGSGLDPHITPEAARAQIDRVARSRGLPPNQVEILVTKNTDARFLGIFGEPGVNVLKLNLALDAIASIDDRYL
- a CDS encoding DNA methyltransferase, yielding MPIVTEYDGLIKISRNPYYETRLGSAYLGNSLTLMGELPDESVDLICTSPPFALVRKKEYGNVDADDYVEWFKIFAGEFYRILKPKGSLVIDIGGSWLKGFPVRSLYHFELVIELCKPRLEGGLGFFLAQELFWYNPAKLPTPAEWVTVRRERVKDAVNTVWWLSKEPHPKANNKRVLRPYSEAMKNLIKNGYEAKLRPSGHDISTKFQNDRGGAIPPNIITDSIQERGASIGSPVLGEFNWILENDLGQPVNVISASNTASNDYYQRRCKEEGVKPHPARFPQALPEFVISLCTEPGDLVLDPFAGSNMTGRVAETLERRWLAFELNEDYMIASQFRFEQDAPLVVAPIKDRKTLKARALELAKDYPDKSLTMDTQKPFVQLDLFPASDNSMTDKKIIRFTYGDQFSPKQFQASELVQLCSDCLPDRRVLQDEIAKRYYADHSSQNDLQKGENRGKLAMNTFLSLRAYKLVESIDGDDWQYRLTDIANEILDNQQDSETVFTIFARHILVNLTGMSLIKAIEAINSRGDKPQLEIIAYELQEMGYSLSTNCTYVSTMRQWLQEAKVLEKSYEINWDRVYDLLELDQDYIDELYTLSSEQKYFLLAMLQMAITELTEWNKITRYATSVYKIRFPSKSFVQDIIQPLVKVGLIATEKTTSGRGAKPNLVKLTEKSQLELLSRLLQSISDITEISQTELNRSFEDVVNDLDNPDKHIKGKALELLAIWMIRLTSLRFTKWRKRDYETGQGEVDVLAASDRFVYHRWQIQCKNTKRVDVEVLAKEVGMTFVTGSDVVMIVTTGEFTRDAFQYAYRMMEVSRYYMVLIQKEDIDAIKQDRTNIIKILDRRARRVFAKKELGLTDNTIDEIESEDNSLAELLEFSGEE